Genomic window (Flavobacteriales bacterium):
GAATACGCGGAGTGGATCTCCGACGGAAGGAAGGAGGAGACGCGCAAACGCAGGATCGCACAGGCCTTGGAATTGATCCGGGAAGGCATCACCAAGGAAGAGGCGGAGCACCGCGTGAAAGGAGCTTGAATTCTCTGCCTTGACCGGGACGAGGACCGGTCCACCGCAATTGCCGATGGACATCCGCACCGAGGAACTCACCAAGCGCTACGGTACGCAAGTAGCCGTGGACCATGTGGGCTTCAGCGCCCGCAAGGGGGAAGTTTTGGGTTTTCTCGGGCCCAACGGCGCGGGGAAGACCACCACTATGCGCATGGTCTGCGGGCTGACGGCCCCGGATGCCGGAAAGGTGTTGATCGACGGTCAGGAAATGACACCTACCGCGGTGGAACTCCGCCGCGCCATCGGCTATCTGCCCGAAGCCAATCCACTTTATGAGGACATGCCCGTGCTGGACCTGCTGCGTTTCGGTGCCCGGCTGCAAGGAGTTCCCCGCAATGCGATCAACGGGCGGATCGCCACCATGGTGGAGGTCTGCGGCTTAGGCGATGAAAAGCACAAGCGCACGGGCGAGCTCAGCCGCGGCTACCGGCAACGCGCAGGGCTGGCGTTCGCCATGGTGCATGACCCGGCGGTGCTGATACTGGACGAGCCCACCACGGGCCTGGACCCCAACCAGATCATCGAGGTGCGCGCCTTGATCAAAGAGCTGGGCAAGGCGAAGACCGTGGTCTTCAGCACGCACATCCTCCCGGAGGCGGAAGCCGTTTGCGACCGTATCCTCATCATCAACAAGGGCCGGATCGTCGCTGATGGCACTTCGGAGGAACTGCGTGCGCGCGTGCTGGGCCGGGGTGTGTTCGTGGTGCGTATCGGCGGTGCGGCACCCGAGGCTGTTCTATCGGTGTTACGCGGCATGGACGAGGTGGTCGCGGCCGAAGCAATGCCCGGTGAAGTAGGCCGCTATGAGATCCGGATGGCCCAGCCTGCCGGTGAACTGATCGTCGCCATTTGTTCCAAGCAAGGTTGGAGCCTCGGCGAGTTGCGACCGGTGGAAAGCCGCCTGGAGGATGTATTCCGTGACGCCACGAGCAAATGACCCCCATGCGCGCCGCCTTCCTCATCGCCCGCAAGGAACTCGCTTCCTTCTTCGATTCGCCGATGGCCTATCTCGTCATCGTGGCCTTCTTGGGCGTGAGCGGCTTCTTCACCTGGTGGTTCGGCACGGACGTTTTCATCCGCGGCATCGCCGATCTGAGCACCTTCTTCAACGTGGCGAACTGGTCGCTCTTCATCCTGATCCCGGCGCTCACCATGCGCACCATCGCGGAAGAACGCAAGAGTGGCACGCTCGACCTGTTGCTCACGCGGTCCATCACGCCGCAGCAGGTGATCGCGGGCAAATTCCTCGCTTGCTTGGCGTTGATCGTGCTCACCCTGCTCTGCACCCTTCCCTACTATGCCACCGTGGCCATGCTCGGCCCGATCGACCATGGCACCGTGATCTGCGGCTACCTCGGCCTGGCACTGATGAGCGCCGCGTATATCGCATTGGGCATTTTCGCCAGCAGCCTCACGGCCAACCAGATCACGGCCTTTATCCTGGCCCTGGTCATCATGGCGCTTTTCCATTTCGGCACTTCGGTGCTGGCGGCGAACCTCACTGGCCTTACCGGACAGGTGTTCCGTTACCTCAGCACCGGCAACCATTTCGAGAGCATGGGCCGCGGGGTCATCGACAGCCGGGACCTGGTCTATTTCCTCAGTCTTACCGCAGCGGGCCTGTTGTTGGCCGGCCATGAGCTCGCCCGGCGCGGGGCACGCCACGCATGAGGAGGCGCACCACATCCTTGATCGCCTTGCTGCTGCTGTTGGCGGCTCTCGTGCTGGTGAACATGTTGGCGCAGCGCTACAAATTCCGGATGGACCTTACCGGCGACAAGCGCTACACGCTGGACCAGGCCACGCTGGACCTGCTTCACGGGCTTCCGGAGACGGTGACCGTGACGGCCTATTTCACGGGAGACCTGCCGCCGGAACTGTCCGTGGTGCGCCAGGACTTCAAGGACCTGCTGGTGGAATATGCGGAACGTTCCGGCGGAAAACTGGTCTTCGAGTTCGAGGACCCGGGCAGCTCCGAGGCGGTCACGGCAAAGGCCGTGGAGCTGGGTGTGCGGCCCTTGCTGGCACAGACGCGCGCAAAGGACAGGAGCGAGAACATCCAAGTGTTGATGGGCGCCGTGGTGCGTATGGCCACGCGCAAAGCCGTGATACCCGCATTGCAGAAAGGACCCGGCATGGAGTGGATCCTCTCCTCGGCGATCGCCCAAGCGGCCACTGTGGAAAAGCCGCTGATCGGGGTGATGCAGGGCCATCAGGAACCGTCGCTCCAGGCCTTGGACGAGCTGGCGGTGCAGCTCAACGCCCAGTATGATGTGGAGGCCACGGCGATCTACGACTCATACCCCATCAACGAGCGCTTTGCCTCCATCTTGATCATCGATCCGAAGGACAGCATCCCCCCACTGCACCAGAAGCGGCTTGACGAATACATGGCGAAGGGCCACGGCGTGGTGCTGGCATATAGCGCGGTGGCCACGGACCTGGCCGTTTCCCCGGAGGCACAGCAGCGGGATATCGGCATCGCACGGTGGCTGGCGGAACACGGCGTGCGGATCGGACCTGGCGTAGTGGTGGACGAGCAGTGCGGGCAGGTCGGCGTGACACAGAGCGGCGTCCAAACGCCGATCTCGGTACAGTTCCCATTTTATCCGCTGCTGAACGAATTCAGCAAGCATGCCGTGGCTCACGGGCTGGACCTCGTGATGTTCCAGTTCGCGACGCCGATCACCTTCATCGGCGACAGTGTGACAACCGGGTACTCCCCCATCCTTTCCACAAGCGCAAATAGCAACGTGCTCCCCACGCCGCTGACCATCGACCTTCGAAGGACTTGGGCCGCTGCGGACTTCCCGCTTGGCCCGCAAGTGCTTGGCGCAGCCTTGGAACGCAAGGACAGCATCAGGGCACGCCTCGTCGTGTTCAGCAACGGGAACTTCTGCACGGGAGACCAAGGTGGACGGCCGGTGCAGCTGCCCAAGGGCAATCTGGACCTGATGGTGAACGCCACGGACTGGGTCACGCACAACACGCAACTGCTGTCGATCCGCGGGAAGGAGAAGGACTACCGCCCGATCGCCGACCCGGGCGAGGCCCGGCGCACGACACTCAAATGGTTGAACCTGCTGCTGCCGATCGCGGTGGTGCTGCTCTACGGCCTGTTCCGGGGGCAATGGCGCCATCGCCAGCGGAAGCGCCGCATGCGCCCCGGGGATGTCCGATAAGACGCGCATCGGCCTGCTGGCGGCCTTGGTCATGGTATTGGCCTTGTTCTGGTGGCTTGGAGGGCGGACGCCGGAAGAGGCCGAACAAAGGAGCTTCAGGGAGCACTTGATCCAGGTGGACACGGCACGGTTGAACTCGTTCACGATCATCCCCGCACCTTCGCAGAAGGCGCCCGCCCTGCACTTTCAGCGCGAAAGCATGGGCTGGACGGTCTCGGCGGGCGGACATGTGACCCGGGCCTTCAGCCGTCCGTTGAACACGCTGCTTTCCACACTTGCCGACGTGAAGCCCTTGCGCATGGCCGGCCATACACCGCCCATCATCGAACGGTACGGCCTGAGCGACAGCCTTGCGGCCCGTGTGGAACTTAGCAGCCCCATGAACACGGTATTGCACATCGGCACGTCCAGCAGCAGCACACAACTGAGCCTCACGGGGTCGGAGACCACCACTGCCGTGATGTTGGGCGGCGACCCTAATGTCTACTTGGTTCCGGGGGCGCTCGACCCGATCACCGACATGCGCTTCGAGGACTGGATACCGAAGCCCATGGTGAACGGGGATCCGGCGGACTGGACGTTCATCACCTTCGTCTTCCCGGGAAGCCGCAGTTATTCCTTGGAACGGAACGAGAACGGTTGGACCGTGAACGGCCAGCCCGGTGACAATGAGAAGGTGGAGAAGTATCTGTGGGCATTGTCGCGTTACTACGGCGACGCGCTGACGGACCCTGCGGACACCTTGAACGCGGTGTTGATCTACAGCATGCGCGTGGTGGACAGCTCGCGCAAAGACCCGATCATCCTCGGCGTTTTCAATGCGGGGGGCCGCTTGATCGCGCGCAGCACCTTGGCCCCGTCGTGGTTGGTGATGCCCTTCGACCCGAAAGAAGAGCTTCCCCGGATATTCCGCCCCCCTGCCGCATTCCTGCCTACGGAACCACTGCAAGGTCGATAAACCGGTTCTGCGGACCTTTCCGATGAACAAGCCGATGTGAAAGAAGGCGCAGCGACGTGTTCAACGGTGGCCGGTCCGCATGAACTTTGCCCCCCCCGCAGGTGACATAATTCCACCGGCGGGAACCCGCGGAGCCACTACGCCCGAACACCATGCGCAACTTCAAGATCGAAGCCCAGCCCGATGATGACACCTGTGGCGCCACGGCTCTTCACGCGGTATACGGCCATTTCGGTGATGCACGGCCGCTGCAACAAGTGATCCATGAGGTGCATCAATTGGAAGATGGCGGCACGTTAGCGGTGCTACTGGGGATCCATGCGCTGCAGCGCGGTTACCAAGCCCGGCTGTACAGCTACAACCTCGCGGTGTTCGACCCCTCGTGGGACGGCCTTTCCCCGGAGGCGCTGGGCAAAAAACTGATCGCTCAGACGCGGATCAAGGACGGCAAAAAGCTGCACGCGGCCTGCTTGGCATACGCACGGTTCCTGAAAGAAGGCGGCGAGATCCGCTTCGACGATCCAACGCCGGACCTGCTCCGCTCCTACTTCGACGCGAACCTGCCCGTGTTGTCCGGCTTGAGCGCCACATACCTGTACAAGAGCAAGCGGGAATATGCGGACTCGAAGGGCCGTAGCGTCTATCACGACCTGCGCGGCAAGCCCATGGGGCACTTCGTGGTGTTGCGCGGCATGGAGCGCAAGCGCGTCTTCGTGGCGGATCCCTATCACGACAATCCCATGGCCGAGGGCCGCACCTATGAAGTGCCGGTAGGCCGCTTGATCAACAGCATCATGCTCGGTATCGTCACCTATGACGCCAACATGCTCGTCCTGTCCCCAACGCCGTTCACCTTATGAGGAAGATCATCGTCGTACACGACCCCAAGGCCTTCAAGCTCGGTGCGCCTAATGTGGAAGTGGTCTCCAGCAAGGACTACCTCACGGACCCACGTTTCGCGCAACTGAAGAACACACGGATCTTCAACCTGGCGCGGAGGTTCGTGTACCAGAGCCGGGGCTACTACGTGAGCCTCCTTGCCGAGGCACGCGGCCAAAAGGTGATACCCAGTGCCAAGACCATACTGGACCTGAAGAACCCGAGCATCGTGAAGGTGCTCTCGCGCGATCTCGATGAGGTCATCCAGCACAGTCTGCAGCACAAGGACAAGCACGATTTCACACTGAGCATGTACTTCGGCCGGAACGTGAACCCGCGTTACGACAAGCTGGCGCACGAACTCTACAAAGTCTTCGAGGCGCCCCTGTTGCGTGCCCGCTTCGTGAAGGGCGAGAAATGGGAACTCCGCTCGGTGCGCCCCGTTCCCTACACCGACATCGAAGAGGAGCACATCCCCCTTGCTGAAGGAGTTCGCGGCGGAATACTTCGGCAAGAAGCGTTACGACACCGCCCGCGAGGACCGCAGCGCCTACGACCTCGCCATCCTGGTGAACCCGGAGGACAAGGCCGCGCCATCGAACAAGCGTGCCATCGTGAAATTCAGGCAGGCTGCCGAGGAAATGGGGTTCCGGGTGGACATCATCGGGCCGGACAGCATTGACCGCATCGGTGAATACGACGCGCTGCTGATCCGTGAGAACACGCACGTGAACAACCATACCTACCGCATGGCGCGGAAGGCGCAGCAGGAAGGCCTTGCGGTGATGGACGCGCCGGACGCCATACTCAAGTGCAACAACAAAGTCTACCTCGCCGAGGTGATGGAGGCGCATCACGTGCCCACACCGCGCACCATGATCGTCCACAGCGAGAACCGGCACGAAGTAGGGAAATGCCTGGGCTTTCCAGTGGTGCTGAAACTGCCGGACAGCACCTTCAGCATCGGAGTGGAGAAGGCGAAGACACCGGAGGAACTGGAGTCCAAATTGGACAAGATCCTCGCGGAAAGCGACTTGGCCGTAGCCCAGGAATACATGCCCAGCGACTTCGACTGGCGCATCGGCGTATTGGACGGAAAGCCGCTCTATGCGTGCAAATATTACATGGCCCGGGGGCATTGGCAGATCTACAACTGGGGCAGCGCCACCAAGGACGGCGAGACCGGGAACTTCGACACGGTGAAGGTGGACGAGTGCGCCAAGCACGTGATGGACGCCGCGCTGAAGGCCGTGCGCGCCATGGTAGGGGACCACGGACTTTTCGGCGTGGACGTGAAAGAGCATGAAGGAAAGGCGTATGTGATCGAAGTGAACGAATGCCCCAACATCGATCACGGCATCGAGGATGTGGAACTCGGTGATGAGATCTACCGGCGCATCATCGGATCATTGAAGAAGAGAATTGAAAAGAAGATCGGAATACCGCAAACCACCACCGGGAGCAACGCCCCGGCCAAGGCATGAGCGACAAGAAACCTTACGGCCTCTTCGAGGTAACCGGCATCGAACTGGAATACATGGTGGTGGACCGCGAGACCCTGCGCGCCAGCCCCACCGTCGACCTGCTGTTCAAGGACGTCACCGGTGGAATCACCAGCGACGTGGAGCGCGGCGACGTGGAATGGAGCAACGAACTGGTGGCCCACGTGGTGGAGCTGAAGACCGCACGGCCTACCACGGACATCCCTTCCTACAAGGAGAAATTCGCATCCGAGGTGCGGGCGATCGATGCGATCCTCGCCAAACGCGGGCTTATGCTCCTGCCCACGGCGGCCCATCCCCTCTTCGACCCGTTCACCGAAACCGTGATCTGGCCGCACGACAATAACGAGATCTACGCGCTCTACAACCGCATCTTCGATTGCCGCGGCCACGGCTGGAGCAACCTGCAGAGCGTCCACCTGAACCTGCCCTTCGCGAACGACGAGGAGTTCGGCAAGCTGCACACCTCCATCCGCTTACTGTTACCGATCATTCCGGCCCTCAGCGCGAGTTCCCCCATCCTGGACGGCAAGGCCACCGGTTACATGGACGCCCGCATGGAAGCCTACCTGCACCACCAGGACCGCCTGCCCCAGCTCATGGGTTCCTTGATACCCGAGGCCGTTCTTACGGAAGAAGAATACTACCGCGATGTTTTCGGCCCGATAGGAAAAGCCATGGCCCCCTTCGATCCGGACGGGATCATGGACCACCAGTTCGCGAACTCCCGCGGGGCCATCGCACGCTTCGACCGAAATGCGATCGAGATCCGCGTGGTGGACATCCAGGAATGCCCCGGTGCCGACCTCGCCATCGCGGAACTGCTCGTGGCCACCCTGAAAGCCTTGGTGGACGGGCGCTGGGCGAGCAACTACCTCCAACGTGCTTGGCACCAGAAGGACCTTCTCGCCATTTTCAAGACGGTGATCAAGGATGCCGGGGCCACAACGATCAACAGCATGGAATACCTGCTGATGTTCGGCCTTGACCGTTCCACGGCCACCGCTAAGGAACTCTGGTCACACATCTATGCGGAAGTGGGTACCGAACTGAGCGCCGATGCTCGCAAAGCGATCTCGCACATCCTTCAACACGGTTGCCTCGCAAACCGTATCCTGGTCCGCACCGGCCCGCATCCCAATGCGGCGTTGATCACCGAAGTGTACAAGGAATTGGCCGCCTGCTTGCGCGAGGACCGGCAACTAGCATGACCACCTTCGTCCTCAGTTGCGAGCATGGTGGCAATGAGGTCCCGCCGGACCTGCGCCCCTGCTTTGCCGGGGATGAAGAAGTGCTGCGGACCCATCGCGGGCTCGACATTGGCGCACTGGACCTTTTCAAGCAATTGGCCCCGTTCGCCGCGGAAAGCACCTCAGCGACATGCACACGTCTCTGCATCGAGCTCAATCGCTCCGAACATCACCCGAAACTCTTTTCAGCCTACACGCGGGACCTCGATCCCACATGGAAGCAGGAACTGTTGGATTTCCATCGTGCCTATCGCAGCGAATTCACTGCGCGCATCAAGCAACGGATCGCTGCAAAAGAGAATGTCGTGCATGTCGCGGTACACAGCTTCACCCCGGTGCTGGACGGCGTAAAGCGCACGATGGACATCGGTCTTTTGTACGATCCATCACGGGCAAACGAACGCGCGTTCTGCATGGCCTGGCGGAAGGCATTGCACACCCGCGCTCCGCAGCTGGTGGTCCGGATGAACCAGCCGTACAAGGGCACTTCTGACGGCTTTCCTACGCATTTGCGCAAGTTATTCCCGAAGCACTACGCGGGCATCGAGCTGGAGGTGAACCAGCGCTTCGCTAGCAATGGGCGGATGGACCCGGGCATTACGGGCATTCTGAAGGAAACACTTCAAGAGGTGCTGTCCACGATCAGCGAAAGTGCTTGATACGCACAAGGAAATTGAAGAAGGGGCACCACCAAATTTAAGATCCGCACTTTCACGCCTTGTAAACACAACGCCTATCCGATCCGCATGCGTTCCATCCTCCTCCTCGGCGCCGGCCGTTCGGCCTCTTCCCTGCTTCAGTACCTGATCGAACACGCCGCCGAGCAGGAGTGGCACATCACCGTGGCGGAACGCGACATCGCGATCGTGCAAAAGCTGACGCAAGGCCGGGACGACGTGGCGACGCCGGTCGAGCTGGACGCGAGCGACGCAGAAGCCCGTGGGGCGCTGATCGGGAAGCACGATCTGGTGATCAGCATGCTGCCCGCCTTCATGCACATGGACGTCATGAAGGACTGCCTGCGGCTGAAGAAGAACGTGATCACGCCGAGTTATGTGCCCGAGGAATTATGGCCGCTCAGCGCGGAATTCAAGAAGGCGGACCTCACCGTGCTGAATGAGATGGGCGTGGACCCCGGTATCGACCACATGAGCGCCATGCGGATCATTGACGGCCTGCGCGCGAAAGGCGCACGGGTGGAAGCCTTCGAGAGCTACTGCGGCGGACTGGTGGCGCCGGAAAGCGACAATAATCCCTGGGGCTATAAATTCAGCTGGAACCCGCGCAACGTGGTGCTGGCCGGGCAAGGCAATGCGGCCCGTTACATCCACGACGGCGACCTCAAGTACATCCCCTACCATAAGCTCTTCCAGCGGACCGAGCGCGTGGAGATCCCCGGTTTTGGTGCGTACGACGGTTATCCGAACCGTGATTCGCTGAAGTACCGGGAGATCTACGGCATCAATGAAATCCCAACGATGAAGCGCGGCACCTTGCGCAAGGGCGGCTTCTGCGCGGCGTGGGACGTTTTCGTGCAATTGGGCTGCACCGAGGACGGCTATGCGATGGAACTTCCGAAGGACGCCACTTGGCCGGAATACATCCGCGCCTTCCTCACCGAGGACAAGAGCAGCAAGGATGTTCGGTCGAGCTTGGCAGCCTACCTCGGCCTCGACCCCAAAGGCGAGGTGATGCAGAAGCTCGACTGGCTCGGTCTCTTCGGCAATGGCACCATCGGCGAAGCAGGACTTTCCCCGGCCGCCACCTTGCAGCGCCTGCTGGTGGACAAGTGGAAGCTCGGCCCCAACGACAAGGACCTGCTGGTGATGTGGCACCGCTTCCGCTACGCGTTGAACGGGAAAAATTCCGAGATCCATGCCACCTTGACGGTGACGGGTAAAGACACCGTTTACACCGCGATGGCCCGCACGGTGGGCCTGCCGATGGCGATCGGTGCAAAGCTGCTGCTGAACGGGAAGATCAAGGAGCGCGGCGTGCTGTTGCCGGTAAAGCCTGAGCTCTACGACCCGATCCTTGATGAACTGGCCACGTTGGGGATCGCCTTCACGGAAAAGGAAGTGGAAGCCACTGCCTAGAAGCGGAGTTTCAGATCACGGAGCAACGCTTTGTATTCCAGTGTGTACTCGCCAGGTTCACGCTCCACCGCCATTTCCGCCGTCATTAGCTCGAGGTCGAAGGTGTGGGAGAGTTCCACCAGGACCCGCTTAGGCCTCTTGTTGGCCCTATAGCTCACCAAGCATTCCCGCGAAAGGACAAAGCCATTGGCACCTGTGAGTGATTTGAGTTCAGGAAGCCGGTCAAGGGGCATGATCATGCAAAGGCGTCCGTGAGGGTTGCAGAAACGATCGGCCTCCCTCACCAGTTGCCCGAGGCTTAGCGCATGCTCATGCTTGGCCAATGCAGTGCGCGGATCGTGCGAGGTCAGATGTCCTTTGAAGAAGGGCGGGTTGCAGAGGACCAGGTCATAGCCTTCCGCAGGTTTCCAATTCCGCACATCGGCCCAATGCACACGGATGCGATCGGGCCACGGACTGGCAGCGACATTTTCCCGTGCTTGTTCCATCGCCTCTCGATCGATCTCCACCGCATCGATCACCGCCCTGTTGTTGCGCTGGGCGGCGATCAAGGCCAATACGCCCGTGCCCGTTCCGATGTCCAGGATCCGCAAGGCATTGGCGTACCGGGTCCACGCGCCCAGCAACATGCCGTCAGTCCCCACCTTCAAGGCACAGCGGTCCTGCCTAATGGTGAACTGTTTGAACTGGAAATAGTCGTTCGGCATTCCAGACGACAACAGCTTTCAGCTCCCGCGGTAGAGGTCCACCAGTCCGGGCGGGGTGCGCACCACGAGGTGTCCGGTATCAAAATCGATGCCCGTGATCATGTCGTCCACCATGGGGATCAGGATCTCCTGATCGCCCTTTCGGACCACCATTACCGGGTGGTCCTCGGTGCCTTCGGTGCCGACGATCTCGCCCAGTTCGCCATGCTCCTCGTCCAACACGCGCATGCCGATGAACTCGTCCGGATCGAGGTTCTCCTCTTCCTCAAGTTCCTCCAATTCAAGCCGGATATGCCCGGGCGGGGCGAACACCTCGCAGTTCACCAGGAAACCCACGCTTTGGGGATCATCGAAGTCCTCGAACTTCACCACGGCACCGGTGCGGGGATGCTCGCGGAAATGGCTCACGTGGAAAGGGA
Coding sequences:
- a CDS encoding N-formylglutamate amidohydrolase; the protein is MTTFVLSCEHGGNEVPPDLRPCFAGDEEVLRTHRGLDIGALDLFKQLAPFAAESTSATCTRLCIELNRSEHHPKLFSAYTRDLDPTWKQELLDFHRAYRSEFTARIKQRIAAKENVVHVAVHSFTPVLDGVKRTMDIGLLYDPSRANERAFCMAWRKALHTRAPQLVVRMNQPYKGTSDGFPTHLRKLFPKHYAGIELEVNQRFASNGRMDPGITGILKETLQEVLSTISESA
- a CDS encoding DUF4340 domain-containing protein encodes the protein MSDKTRIGLLAALVMVLALFWWLGGRTPEEAEQRSFREHLIQVDTARLNSFTIIPAPSQKAPALHFQRESMGWTVSAGGHVTRAFSRPLNTLLSTLADVKPLRMAGHTPPIIERYGLSDSLAARVELSSPMNTVLHIGTSSSSTQLSLTGSETTTAVMLGGDPNVYLVPGALDPITDMRFEDWIPKPMVNGDPADWTFITFVFPGSRSYSLERNENGWTVNGQPGDNEKVEKYLWALSRYYGDALTDPADTLNAVLIYSMRVVDSSRKDPIILGVFNAGGRLIARSTLAPSWLVMPFDPKEELPRIFRPPAAFLPTEPLQGR
- a CDS encoding saccharopine dehydrogenase NADP-binding domain-containing protein yields the protein MRSILLLGAGRSASSLLQYLIEHAAEQEWHITVAERDIAIVQKLTQGRDDVATPVELDASDAEARGALIGKHDLVISMLPAFMHMDVMKDCLRLKKNVITPSYVPEELWPLSAEFKKADLTVLNEMGVDPGIDHMSAMRIIDGLRAKGARVEAFESYCGGLVAPESDNNPWGYKFSWNPRNVVLAGQGNAARYIHDGDLKYIPYHKLFQRTERVEIPGFGAYDGYPNRDSLKYREIYGINEIPTMKRGTLRKGGFCAAWDVFVQLGCTEDGYAMELPKDATWPEYIRAFLTEDKSSKDVRSSLAAYLGLDPKGEVMQKLDWLGLFGNGTIGEAGLSPAATLQRLLVDKWKLGPNDKDLLVMWHRFRYALNGKNSEIHATLTVTGKDTVYTAMARTVGLPMAIGAKLLLNGKIKERGVLLPVKPELYDPILDELATLGIAFTEKEVEATA
- a CDS encoding glutamate--cysteine ligase; the protein is MSDKKPYGLFEVTGIELEYMVVDRETLRASPTVDLLFKDVTGGITSDVERGDVEWSNELVAHVVELKTARPTTDIPSYKEKFASEVRAIDAILAKRGLMLLPTAAHPLFDPFTETVIWPHDNNEIYALYNRIFDCRGHGWSNLQSVHLNLPFANDEEFGKLHTSIRLLLPIIPALSASSPILDGKATGYMDARMEAYLHHQDRLPQLMGSLIPEAVLTEEEYYRDVFGPIGKAMAPFDPDGIMDHQFANSRGAIARFDRNAIEIRVVDIQECPGADLAIAELLVATLKALVDGRWASNYLQRAWHQKDLLAIFKTVIKDAGATTINSMEYLLMFGLDRSTATAKELWSHIYAEVGTELSADARKAISHILQHGCLANRILVRTGPHPNAALITEVYKELAACLREDRQLA
- a CDS encoding ATP-binding cassette domain-containing protein; the protein is MDIRTEELTKRYGTQVAVDHVGFSARKGEVLGFLGPNGAGKTTTMRMVCGLTAPDAGKVLIDGQEMTPTAVELRRAIGYLPEANPLYEDMPVLDLLRFGARLQGVPRNAINGRIATMVEVCGLGDEKHKRTGELSRGYRQRAGLAFAMVHDPAVLILDEPTTGLDPNQIIEVRALIKELGKAKTVVFSTHILPEAEAVCDRILIINKGRIVADGTSEELRARVLGRGVFVVRIGGAAPEAVLSVLRGMDEVVAAEAMPGEVGRYEIRMAQPAGELIVAICSKQGWSLGELRPVESRLEDVFRDATSK
- the rimM gene encoding 16S rRNA processing protein RimM; the encoded protein is MELGALHRIGRLGKPWGHRGELTLYLEDSGLEEVLALGVLFAGLDGQRVPFHVSHFREHPRTGAVVKFEDFDDPQSVGFLVNCEVFAPPGHIRLELEELEEEENLDPDEFIGMRVLDEEHGELGEIVGTEGTEDHPVMVVRKGDQEILIPMVDDMITGIDFDTGHLVVRTPPGLVDLYRGS
- a CDS encoding ABC transporter permease subunit → MRAAFLIARKELASFFDSPMAYLVIVAFLGVSGFFTWWFGTDVFIRGIADLSTFFNVANWSLFILIPALTMRTIAEERKSGTLDLLLTRSITPQQVIAGKFLACLALIVLTLLCTLPYYATVAMLGPIDHGTVICGYLGLALMSAAYIALGIFASSLTANQITAFILALVIMALFHFGTSVLAANLTGLTGQVFRYLSTGNHFESMGRGVIDSRDLVYFLSLTAAGLLLAGHELARRGARHA
- a CDS encoding Gldg family protein; this encodes MRRRTTSLIALLLLLAALVLVNMLAQRYKFRMDLTGDKRYTLDQATLDLLHGLPETVTVTAYFTGDLPPELSVVRQDFKDLLVEYAERSGGKLVFEFEDPGSSEAVTAKAVELGVRPLLAQTRAKDRSENIQVLMGAVVRMATRKAVIPALQKGPGMEWILSSAIAQAATVEKPLIGVMQGHQEPSLQALDELAVQLNAQYDVEATAIYDSYPINERFASILIIDPKDSIPPLHQKRLDEYMAKGHGVVLAYSAVATDLAVSPEAQQRDIGIARWLAEHGVRIGPGVVVDEQCGQVGVTQSGVQTPISVQFPFYPLLNEFSKHAVAHGLDLVMFQFATPITFIGDSVTTGYSPILSTSANSNVLPTPLTIDLRRTWAAADFPLGPQVLGAALERKDSIRARLVVFSNGNFCTGDQGGRPVQLPKGNLDLMVNATDWVTHNTQLLSIRGKEKDYRPIADPGEARRTTLKWLNLLLPIAVVLLYGLFRGQWRHRQRKRRMRPGDVR
- a CDS encoding methyltransferase, with the protein product MPNDYFQFKQFTIRQDRCALKVGTDGMLLGAWTRYANALRILDIGTGTGVLALIAAQRNNRAVIDAVEIDREAMEQARENVAASPWPDRIRVHWADVRNWKPAEGYDLVLCNPPFFKGHLTSHDPRTALAKHEHALSLGQLVREADRFCNPHGRLCMIMPLDRLPELKSLTGANGFVLSRECLVSYRANKRPKRVLVELSHTFDLELMTAEMAVEREPGEYTLEYKALLRDLKLRF